From Candidatus Zixiibacteriota bacterium, the proteins below share one genomic window:
- a CDS encoding ABC transporter substrate-binding protein yields the protein MVIWQASMRGDSMKTISAKIRVLGAVLLLMAGAGPAASGTPGLTKVTFPYGPLGLNSLPWMVAKEARLFEKHGLDVDMIYVGASAVIVQSMLSGSAAIAGFGGPAVINNVLRGGDIIQVAAMAPYYTQSLIARPDLHGLRSLEGKKIGITRFGSVTDFALKTIIEHYNLRDVHVLQMGGFPEAAAGLARGTIDAALFSPPHNFRLAKEGFRELVSPKDLRGFGSGFLTQGIVARKSFGVVHRDVVLRLIKATVEATKYALANEDFTKNLISKNLGMNDAGLLRQSYLYVMETFVREPFVPESTVRSMVQRMVQVNMIDAKSARSMPITAYFDNSFVSELKQSGFLDGVWR from the coding sequence GTGGTGATATGGCAGGCATCTATGCGGGGTGATTCAATGAAAACGATCAGCGCCAAAATTCGAGTCCTTGGTGCCGTCCTTCTCCTGATGGCGGGAGCGGGGCCTGCCGCATCTGGCACGCCGGGTTTGACGAAGGTTACGTTCCCATACGGGCCGCTCGGGCTCAACAGTCTTCCCTGGATGGTCGCGAAAGAAGCTCGCTTGTTTGAAAAACACGGGCTCGACGTGGACATGATCTACGTCGGCGCCTCCGCCGTGATCGTCCAATCGATGCTCTCCGGCTCAGCCGCGATCGCGGGGTTCGGCGGTCCGGCGGTCATCAACAACGTGCTTCGCGGCGGCGACATCATTCAGGTCGCCGCCATGGCGCCCTACTATACGCAGTCCCTGATCGCCCGTCCCGATCTTCACGGTCTTCGAAGCCTCGAAGGAAAGAAAATCGGCATCACCCGCTTCGGTTCGGTAACGGATTTCGCGTTGAAGACGATCATCGAGCATTACAACCTCCGAGACGTCCATGTACTTCAGATGGGCGGCTTCCCCGAGGCCGCGGCCGGGTTGGCGCGCGGGACCATCGACGCGGCGCTGTTTTCTCCGCCACACAACTTTCGTCTGGCCAAAGAGGGATTTCGCGAATTGGTGTCGCCGAAGGATCTGCGCGGTTTCGGCAGCGGTTTTCTCACCCAGGGAATCGTCGCGCGAAAGTCGTTCGGCGTCGTCCATCGCGATGTAGTCTTGCGCCTGATCAAAGCGACCGTCGAAGCGACGAAGTACGCGCTGGCGAACGAAGATTTCACGAAGAACTTAATATCCAAAAACCTCGGAATGAACGATGCCGGCCTCCTGCGCCAAAGTTATCTATACGTCATGGAAACGTTCGTTCGCGAACCGTTCGTGCCGGAAAGCACCGTTCGATCGATGGTGCAGCGCATGGTGCAGGTCAATATGATTGACGCAAAATCGGCGCGATCGATGCCGATAACCGCGTACTTCGACAATTCGTTCGTATCGGAGCTCAAGCAATCCGGATTTCTGGACGGCGTTTGGCGCTAA
- a CDS encoding LysM domain-containing protein translates to MFFLSVLCSLFVASSVAAANQTWTVRPGDNLEIVSMTLQIPQEEIRRHNPGISETGLQIGQRLKLPLRSYPESAGLERDLDEKASRIADLESRQSDLENRLAGAQSRLRWHPVWFWGFWICFGVIAFITAGSFWIFRQTHPKVLEKPRERTIEDLKASQTRLRSSFSFDAR, encoded by the coding sequence ATGTTTTTCCTTTCAGTTCTCTGTTCTCTGTTCGTGGCTTCATCCGTCGCCGCCGCAAACCAGACATGGACCGTTCGCCCCGGCGACAACCTCGAGATCGTCTCGATGACTCTGCAGATCCCGCAGGAAGAAATCAGGCGCCACAATCCCGGGATCTCCGAGACCGGTCTCCAAATCGGCCAAAGGCTCAAGCTGCCGCTTCGTTCCTACCCGGAAAGCGCCGGGCTCGAACGGGACCTCGACGAAAAGGCCTCGCGAATCGCGGACCTCGAAAGCAGGCAGAGCGATCTGGAGAACCGGCTCGCAGGCGCGCAATCACGGCTCCGCTGGCATCCGGTCTGGTTCTGGGGGTTCTGGATCTGTTTCGGCGTTATCGCGTTCATAACGGCCGGCTCCTTTTGGATTTTCCGCCAGACGCATCCGAAGGTTCTCGAAAAACCGCGCGAACGGACCATCGAGGACCTGAAAGCGAGCCAGACGCGGCTTCGGTCCTCGTTCTCGTTCGATGCTCGATGA
- a CDS encoding MSMEG_1061 family FMN-dependent PPOX-type flavoprotein: MDATDRTAAYDVTSLDDLAKIYARPSPRIATKETDYITEVGRAFIAASPFLVLATSNGTSLDCSPKGDAPGFVQLLDERTLLIPDRPGNNRIDGMKNLIVNPKVGIISMVPGSNETYRVNGTARISTDPELLKRFEVCGKLPRVVIVVTVEEAFNHCPKALIRAKLWDAAARPSGAPTHGDFAAARDGKDAAYAREYNEKYAERLKTELY, translated from the coding sequence ATGGATGCGACAGACCGGACCGCTGCCTATGATGTGACCTCGCTGGACGATCTCGCGAAGATTTACGCCAGGCCGTCGCCCCGCATCGCCACCAAGGAGACCGACTACATCACCGAGGTCGGGCGCGCCTTCATCGCGGCATCGCCGTTCCTGGTGCTCGCCACCTCGAACGGAACCAGCCTCGACTGTTCGCCCAAGGGCGATGCGCCGGGCTTCGTGCAGCTGCTCGACGAGCGCACCCTGCTCATCCCCGACCGGCCCGGCAACAACCGCATCGACGGGATGAAGAACCTGATCGTCAACCCGAAGGTCGGTATCATTTCCATGGTCCCGGGATCGAACGAAACCTACCGCGTGAATGGAACCGCGAGGATCAGCACGGACCCGGAGTTGCTGAAGCGATTCGAGGTTTGCGGCAAGCTGCCGCGCGTGGTCATCGTGGTCACCGTCGAGGAAGCCTTCAACCACTGCCCCAAGGCGTTGATCCGGGCGAAGCTGTGGGATGCGGCGGCGCGGCCGAGCGGGGCGCCGACGCACGGCGACTTCGCCGCTGCCCGTGACGGCAAAGACGCTGCCTACGCCAGGGAATACAACGAGAAATACGCCGAGCGCCTGAAAACCGAGCTGTACTGA
- a CDS encoding extracellular solute-binding protein: MRVVALILFALFLSPSLAWVQTRKPASLTELVSYMGADREQMLYAGAKAEGKLMWYTSLAGGSYKALITAFEAKYPGVKVEVYRAGGADLFVRMTEEYKAGRYLVDTIETTEGNLMFMRDSRLLQPYNSPMLKAYPDDAKEPAGNGLYYWALARESYIGFTYNKNLLPAAAVPKNFDGLLHPDLKGKMGMPLGGASGTRAIGAMIKSRGEEFLRKLKEQQIKLYSLDAPALVNVIASGEVAASPAIFQSHTWLAASKGAPVEWVPMDLVPNNVGSAAIALRPPHPHGAVLMADFLLSPDGQKVLEKFRYGSATRQQPFKRWRPEHGLTTERYEKDIEHWEKLLKQIGQK, from the coding sequence ATGAGAGTCGTCGCACTGATCCTTTTCGCCCTTTTCCTTTCTCCGTCGCTGGCCTGGGTGCAGACGCGCAAGCCGGCGAGCCTGACCGAGCTGGTGAGCTACATGGGCGCGGACCGAGAGCAGATGCTCTACGCCGGCGCCAAGGCCGAAGGAAAGTTGATGTGGTACACCTCGCTCGCCGGCGGTTCGTACAAAGCGCTCATCACGGCCTTTGAAGCCAAATACCCCGGCGTTAAGGTCGAGGTCTACCGCGCCGGCGGCGCCGACCTGTTCGTCCGCATGACCGAAGAGTACAAAGCCGGGCGTTATCTCGTGGACACGATCGAGACCACCGAGGGCAACCTGATGTTCATGCGCGACTCCCGGCTGCTCCAGCCTTACAATTCACCGATGCTCAAAGCCTATCCCGACGACGCCAAGGAGCCGGCGGGAAACGGGCTCTACTACTGGGCGCTCGCCCGCGAATCCTACATCGGCTTTACCTACAACAAGAACCTCCTGCCGGCCGCCGCGGTGCCCAAGAATTTCGACGGCCTTCTCCACCCGGACCTCAAAGGCAAGATGGGCATGCCGCTGGGAGGAGCGTCCGGAACCCGGGCCATCGGCGCGATGATCAAGTCCAGGGGGGAAGAGTTCTTAAGGAAGCTGAAGGAGCAGCAAATCAAGCTCTACAGCCTCGACGCTCCGGCGCTCGTCAACGTGATCGCCTCCGGCGAGGTCGCCGCCTCGCCGGCGATCTTCCAGAGCCACACATGGCTCGCGGCGTCGAAAGGCGCGCCAGTCGAATGGGTCCCGATGGATCTCGTGCCCAACAACGTCGGGAGCGCGGCGATCGCGCTCAGACCCCCGCATCCCCACGGTGCGGTTCTCATGGCCGACTTTCTCCTGAGTCCGGACGGACAGAAGGTCCTGGAAAAGTTCCGCTACGGCAGCGCGACCAGGCAGCAACCGTTCAAGCGCTGGCGGCCGGAGCACGGGCTCACAACGGAGAGATACGAAAAGGACATCGAACACTGGGAGAAGCTACTGAAGCAGATCGGGCAGAAATAG